A region from the Cryptosporangium arvum DSM 44712 genome encodes:
- a CDS encoding Lrp/AsnC family transcriptional regulator: MDELDRAIVAALLRDGRATYQQVGTQVGLSAPAVKRRVDQLRHRGAIAGFTAIVDPASLGWDTEAYVELSYQGNVSPARLRADLEAIPEVVGVRTITGDADALVHVMAANIAGVESTVERMRALPQVDRTRTTIVMSRLFERPRT, encoded by the coding sequence ATGGACGAGTTGGACCGGGCGATCGTGGCCGCGCTGCTGCGCGACGGCCGGGCGACCTACCAGCAGGTGGGGACGCAGGTGGGGCTGTCGGCGCCGGCGGTGAAGCGGCGGGTCGACCAGCTGCGTCACCGTGGCGCGATCGCCGGCTTCACCGCGATCGTCGATCCGGCGTCGCTCGGCTGGGACACCGAGGCCTACGTCGAGCTGTCGTACCAGGGCAACGTGTCGCCCGCCCGGTTGCGCGCCGACCTGGAGGCGATTCCGGAGGTGGTCGGCGTGCGCACGATCACCGGCGACGCCGACGCGCTGGTGCACGTCATGGCGGCGAACATCGCCGGGGTGGAGAGCACGGTCGAACGGATGCGCGCGCTCCCCCAGGTCGACCGCACCCGCACCACGATCGTCATGTCCCGGTTGTTCGAGCGTCCCCGGACCTGA
- the ctlX gene encoding citrulline utilization hydrolase CtlX: MSEVGQAPAAVIMVRPHHFVPNPATISDNLFQARSEVPPSRALADAALAEVTAVADALRGVGVGVHLFDDESTGTPDSVFPNNWFSTHPDGRVAIYPLYAPNRRAERRADIVQSLRVGFQVNGVHDYSVLEDDCLYLEGTGSMVLDHVGRVAYVARSFRSHDRAVAMVCRDLGYEPVVFSSLDSRGAPIYHTNVMMSVGSTVALVALDSFEHRAERDAVERRLAASGRAVVPLTQGQVDEFAGNAIELRGTGGSYLLLSARAYDSLTSEQRATLSAHVHLLPVAVPTIELAGGSVRCMVAGIHLPRRVRETGLAEVGG, encoded by the coding sequence GTGTCTGAGGTCGGTCAGGCCCCCGCCGCGGTCATCATGGTCCGCCCGCACCACTTCGTGCCCAACCCGGCCACGATCTCCGACAACCTGTTCCAGGCCCGGTCGGAGGTCCCGCCCTCGCGTGCGCTCGCGGACGCGGCGCTCGCCGAGGTCACCGCCGTGGCCGACGCGCTGCGCGGGGTGGGCGTCGGCGTCCACCTGTTCGACGACGAGTCGACCGGCACGCCCGACTCGGTGTTCCCGAACAACTGGTTCTCGACGCACCCCGACGGCCGGGTCGCGATCTACCCGCTGTACGCGCCCAACCGCCGGGCCGAGCGGCGGGCCGACATCGTGCAGTCGCTGCGCGTGGGCTTCCAGGTCAACGGCGTCCACGACTACTCGGTGCTGGAGGACGACTGCCTCTACCTGGAGGGCACCGGTTCGATGGTGCTCGACCACGTGGGCCGGGTCGCGTACGTCGCGCGGTCCTTCCGGTCCCACGACCGGGCGGTCGCGATGGTCTGCCGCGACCTCGGGTACGAGCCGGTCGTGTTCTCGTCGCTCGACTCGCGGGGTGCGCCGATCTACCACACGAACGTGATGATGTCCGTCGGCTCGACGGTGGCGCTGGTCGCGCTGGACTCGTTCGAGCACCGGGCGGAGCGGGACGCGGTCGAGCGACGGCTGGCGGCCTCCGGGCGGGCGGTCGTCCCGCTGACCCAGGGGCAGGTCGACGAGTTCGCCGGCAACGCGATCGAGCTGCGTGGGACCGGCGGTTCGTACCTGCTGCTCTCCGCCCGGGCGTACGACAGTCTGACGTCGGAGCAGCGCGCGACCCTGTCCGCGCACGTCCACCTGCTCCCGGTCGCGGTGCCGACGATCGAGCTGGCCGGCGGGTCGGTGCGGTGCATGGTCGCGGGGATCCACCTGCCGCGCCGGGTCCGGGAGACCGGGCTAGCCGAGGTAGGGGGCTAG
- a CDS encoding ornithine cyclodeaminase → MNVPFVDVANLARWVTALGAERIIADLVTELELDFKRWPEFDKSARVANHSTDGVIELMPISDGQQYAFKYVNGHPKNPERGFQTVTAFGVLADVHNGYPVFAAEMTILTALRTAATSALAARHLARPDSATMALIGCGAQAEFQALGFRAVLGVDRLRIWDTDPAAMDKFERNATRLGFTVERAADAHDATLGADVVTTCTADKANATVLAAASVRPGVHLNAIGGDCPGKTELDPAILPRSEVFVEYTPQTRVEGEIQRQPADFAVTELWEVVAGLRPGRSGADAVTVFDSVGFAIEDFTALRYLQRAVEGTGYAVDLDLIADPRDPKDLFGFVTAGAFSGV, encoded by the coding sequence ATGAACGTCCCTTTCGTCGATGTCGCGAACCTGGCCCGCTGGGTCACCGCGCTGGGCGCCGAGCGGATCATCGCCGACCTGGTCACCGAGCTGGAGCTCGACTTCAAGCGCTGGCCGGAGTTCGACAAGAGCGCCCGGGTGGCCAACCACTCGACCGACGGTGTCATCGAGCTGATGCCGATCAGCGACGGGCAGCAGTACGCGTTCAAGTACGTCAACGGGCACCCGAAGAACCCCGAGCGGGGCTTCCAGACCGTCACCGCCTTCGGTGTCCTCGCCGACGTCCACAACGGATACCCGGTCTTCGCGGCCGAGATGACGATCCTCACCGCGCTGCGCACGGCCGCGACCTCCGCACTGGCCGCGCGGCACCTCGCCCGCCCGGACTCGGCCACGATGGCGCTGATCGGCTGCGGCGCCCAGGCCGAGTTCCAGGCCCTGGGCTTCCGCGCCGTCCTCGGCGTCGACCGGCTGCGGATCTGGGACACCGATCCGGCGGCGATGGACAAGTTCGAGCGCAACGCCACCCGGCTCGGCTTCACCGTCGAGCGCGCCGCCGACGCCCACGACGCGACGCTCGGCGCCGACGTCGTCACCACCTGCACCGCCGACAAGGCCAACGCGACGGTGCTGGCCGCGGCGTCGGTGCGCCCCGGCGTCCACCTCAACGCGATCGGCGGGGACTGCCCGGGCAAGACCGAGCTCGACCCCGCCATCCTGCCGCGCTCCGAGGTCTTCGTGGAGTACACGCCGCAGACCCGCGTCGAGGGCGAGATCCAGCGTCAGCCGGCCGATTTCGCGGTCACCGAACTGTGGGAGGTCGTCGCCGGGCTGCGGCCCGGGCGGAGCGGCGCGGACGCGGTCACCGTGTTCGACTCGGTGGGTTTCGCGATCGAGGACTTCACCGCGCTGCGTTACCTCCAGCGCGCGGTCGAGGGCACCGGCTACGCCGTCGACCTGGACCTGATCGCGGATCCGCGCGACCCCAAGGACCTCTTCGGGTTCGTCACCGCGGGTGCCTTCTCCGGTGTCTGA
- a CDS encoding PucR family transcriptional regulator, with the protein MTALDDLVDDMAGLLDAPCTLEDPDFRLIGFSGQGRAGVVDEVRRHSILERGSTPEVREWFLAHGIHEATGPVRTPADPARGIAARLCIPARHLGRVHGYFWLLEDEHPIGVEHWGEAARIAEAAASLLGLVERRQARRDANYREAVEGHGGAAAHSALELASAAGLDVRDPVACVLVHRPDLGGQLASRSTRSGLVWVREDNVVCAAVVHADLIRSATTLPTTLAALGLGRRLSSLDDSTWVGVGPVVSGLAELAASRTGARVALRVARASERGTVVEWGGLGPLGLLGVARDDDLARTLLTPRLRRFLDEAPGALVETARVYLDEAGSVARAAGRLSVHRQTVYHRLAQIEHLTGCDLSTGEGRLRLHLALRLAPYLG; encoded by the coding sequence GTGACGGCGCTCGACGACCTGGTGGACGACATGGCGGGGCTGCTCGACGCGCCCTGCACGCTCGAAGACCCCGACTTCCGGCTCATCGGCTTCTCCGGGCAGGGCCGCGCCGGGGTGGTCGACGAGGTCCGGCGCCACTCGATCCTCGAGCGCGGTTCGACGCCGGAGGTCCGCGAATGGTTCCTCGCGCACGGCATCCACGAAGCGACCGGGCCGGTGCGCACCCCCGCCGACCCGGCGCGGGGCATCGCCGCACGGTTGTGCATCCCGGCCCGGCACCTGGGCCGCGTCCACGGCTACTTCTGGCTGCTGGAGGACGAGCACCCGATCGGGGTCGAGCACTGGGGTGAGGCGGCCCGGATCGCCGAGGCGGCCGCCTCGTTGCTCGGCCTGGTCGAGCGCCGCCAGGCCCGGCGGGACGCGAACTACCGGGAAGCGGTCGAGGGCCACGGCGGCGCCGCTGCGCACTCCGCCCTCGAACTGGCGAGCGCCGCCGGCCTGGACGTGCGCGACCCCGTCGCCTGCGTACTCGTCCACCGTCCCGACCTCGGCGGCCAGCTGGCGAGCCGGTCGACGCGCTCCGGCCTGGTCTGGGTCCGCGAGGACAACGTCGTCTGCGCGGCGGTGGTGCACGCGGATCTGATCCGCTCCGCGACCACGCTTCCGACGACGCTGGCGGCGCTCGGGCTGGGGCGGCGGCTGTCGTCGTTGGACGACTCCACCTGGGTCGGCGTCGGGCCGGTCGTCTCCGGCCTGGCCGAGCTCGCCGCCAGCCGCACCGGCGCCCGGGTCGCGCTCCGGGTCGCCCGCGCGTCCGAACGCGGGACGGTCGTGGAGTGGGGCGGGCTCGGGCCGCTCGGGTTGCTCGGCGTCGCCCGCGACGACGACCTGGCCCGCACCCTGCTGACGCCCCGCCTCCGCAGGTTCCTCGACGAGGCCCCGGGAGCGTTGGTGGAGACCGCGCGGGTGTACCTGGACGAGGCCGGCAGCGTGGCGCGGGCGGCCGGCCGGCTCTCGGTGCACCGCCAGACCGTCTACCACCGGCTGGCCCAGATCGAGCACCTGACCGGCTGCGACCTGTCGACCGGCGAGGGCCGCCTCCGCCTGCACCTCGCGCTCCGTCTAGCCCCCTACCTCGGCTAG
- a CDS encoding proline dehydrogenase family protein produces the protein MLSSALNRASRSRRVRRVVERVPVTRRVVDRFVAGEEIADVVLAGEYLRRQGRSVTIDVLGEDVTDAAGAAATTAAYLALLAALAEKNCAEGADVSLKLSALGQALPGSGDEIAESNARAVCEAAAAVGATVTLDMEDHTTVDSSLAIGAKLRVEYPLTGTVLQANLRRTERDLAELAQPGTRIRWVKGAYREPRSVAYQQKAEVDDAYRRGVRSLMESGCYPMIATHDPAMIEHALRAAARTGRSAADWEAQMLYGVSTGRQRELVEQGRRLRVYVPFGTDWYGYFMRRLAERPANVAFFLRALARG, from the coding sequence ATGCTCAGCTCTGCGCTCAACCGCGCCTCCCGGAGCCGGCGCGTTCGCCGCGTCGTCGAGCGCGTCCCGGTGACCCGGCGGGTCGTCGACCGGTTCGTGGCCGGCGAGGAGATCGCCGACGTGGTGCTGGCCGGCGAGTACCTGCGCCGCCAGGGCCGCTCGGTGACGATCGACGTCCTCGGCGAGGACGTCACCGACGCGGCCGGTGCCGCCGCGACCACCGCGGCCTACCTCGCGCTGCTGGCCGCCCTGGCCGAGAAGAACTGCGCCGAGGGTGCGGACGTCTCGCTCAAGCTGTCGGCGCTCGGCCAGGCCCTGCCGGGCTCCGGCGACGAGATCGCCGAGTCGAACGCCCGCGCCGTCTGCGAGGCCGCCGCGGCGGTGGGAGCCACGGTCACGCTGGACATGGAGGACCACACGACCGTCGACTCCAGCCTGGCCATCGGCGCCAAGCTGCGGGTCGAGTACCCGCTCACCGGCACCGTGCTGCAGGCGAACCTCCGCCGCACCGAGCGCGACCTGGCCGAGCTGGCCCAGCCGGGGACCCGGATCCGGTGGGTGAAGGGCGCGTACCGCGAGCCGCGGAGCGTCGCCTACCAGCAGAAAGCCGAGGTGGACGACGCCTACCGCCGGGGCGTGCGCAGCCTCATGGAATCCGGGTGCTACCCGATGATCGCGACCCACGACCCGGCGATGATCGAGCACGCGCTGCGGGCGGCGGCACGGACCGGCCGGAGCGCGGCGGACTGGGAGGCCCAGATGCTCTACGGCGTCTCCACCGGCCGGCAGCGTGAGCTGGTCGAGCAGGGCCGGCGGCTGCGCGTCTACGTGCCGTTCGGCACCGACTGGTACGGGTACTTCATGCGCAGGCTCGCCGAGCGCCCGGCCAACGTCGCGTTCTTCCTGCGCGCGCTCGCACGCGGCTGA